ATAAGTGAGACCAAATACTGCCCCTCCCAAATGGGCAGCATGATCAAACATTCGCCATCCTAAGGCCATTCCAACAGCATCTAAGCACATGACCCCTTTGAGAGCAATGTCTGCAGAAAAATTCAATCCTGGAATAAAGACAATGCCAAGTTGAGCATCAGGATTGCGTGTGCAAAAGTAGCCAAGTAGAGCCATAATAGCCCCAGAGGCACCAAGTGATGGCCCAGGACAACGCATGGCCACTTTGAACACGTAACTGGCGAGGGATGATATTACTCCACCACTCAGGTACATGGCAAGAAATTGTTCTTTACCTAATGAACCACATACACTGGAGCTAAAACTATGTAGAACATACATATTCATAGCAAAATGGAAGAATGCAAAATGGCTAAAAGTGGACAAGAACATTGGCCAACAGACAGCATGAGCTGCCGGATTTGAACAGAAGTACCGTAACATAGTTTGCTGTAAGGCAGGGTTATTCCAACAGGCATACACCACAGCATTGATGAAGCATATTGGCCAAAACACCTTTTCACCTTCATTAAGCCCATTCCACCACTTGTTTATCATTTTACGAAAATCACCTTCTTTCTGTTCCCAGCCTTCTAGCTGATTCCAGTGTTTTTGGGCCCACTTGGTCCAAGATTTATTTTGCATATCATAACGTATTGACTCATATTGCCACACTGTTGCAGAGAGAAACACAGTACCACAAAACCCACTTGCAAATATAACACTTTTTATGAGACCAGGTCTCATATTATTTTCATTTGGAACTTCTGTAAAGGCTTCAGGGGCTAGATTCATTCCACCTTTTCTGTTTCTCCCACGAGGTTGCCGGAGACCTCGAGATATAGTTGCATTTGGAGTCCTATTACCTTTCCCAAACAACCAGCGTAAAGACACATCTCTCCTAAATTGTAAGGCTCTTGAAAACCGTGACAGGACTGTCATGGTCCCACCAATTCTGGAATAAAAGAGATAGAACTTTCATATGGTTGCTGTGAGAAATTTACAATATAAAAcatatgcttatatatgtatTAGAATTAGATAGTCACCTTAACCATTACCAAATTCTACAAAGATAGTGAAATCAAGGGTAATTCAACTGGAGATATTAAGTACAC
The nucleotide sequence above comes from Panulirus ornatus isolate Po-2019 chromosome 68, ASM3632096v1, whole genome shotgun sequence. Encoded proteins:
- the rho-7 gene encoding presenilin-associated rhomboid-like protein, mitochondrial; amino-acid sequence: MTVLSRFSRALQFRRDVSLRWLFGKGNRTPNATISRGLRQPRGRNRKGGMNLAPEAFTEVPNENNMRPGLIKSVIFASGFCGTVFLSATVWQYESIRYDMQNKSWTKWAQKHWNQLEGWEQKEGDFRKMINKWWNGLNEGEKVFWPICFINAVVYACWNNPALQQTMLRYFCSNPAAHAVCWPMFLSTFSHFAFFHFAMNMYVLHSFSSSVCGSLGKEQFLAMYLSGGVISSLASYVFKVAMRCPGPSLGASGAIMALLGYFCTRNPDAQLGIVFIPGLNFSADIALKGVMCLDAVGMALGWRMFDHAAHLGGAVFGLTYAYFGSKYIWANNQSIMKKWHELRTQISAKSEGKKKEE